A stretch of Candidatus Sphingomonas phytovorans DNA encodes these proteins:
- a CDS encoding DUF3291 domain-containing protein, whose product MTSGWHLAQVNVGRLVAPADDPQVAGFFLELDRINALAEASAGFVWRLKGDGNSATDLQPTPDPRLIVNMSVWADAESLFDYVYRSAHTPVMAQRRSWFDRFDGAYQALWWVPVGAVPTIDEAFARLWLLDRFGPSERAFTFKLRYPAPDAVGVPVDMQPDPWCVGRA is encoded by the coding sequence GTGACGTCGGGCTGGCATCTCGCGCAGGTCAATGTCGGTCGGCTCGTCGCGCCGGCCGATGACCCGCAGGTGGCCGGCTTCTTCCTGGAACTCGACCGGATCAACGCGCTCGCCGAGGCAAGCGCGGGATTCGTCTGGCGGCTGAAAGGCGATGGCAACAGCGCCACCGATCTCCAGCCGACGCCCGATCCCAGACTGATCGTCAACATGTCGGTCTGGGCCGATGCCGAATCACTTTTCGACTATGTCTATCGCAGCGCCCACACCCCGGTGATGGCGCAACGCCGCAGCTGGTTCGATCGATTCGACGGGGCCTATCAGGCGCTGTGGTGGGTCCCTGTCGGGGCCGTGCCAACGATCGACGAGGCCTTTGCCCGACTCTGGCTGCTCGACCGGTTCGGCCCGAGCGAGCGCGCCTTCACCTTCAAGCTGCGCTACCCCGCGCCCGATGCCGTGGGTGTGCCCGTCGACATGCAGCCCGATCCCTGGTGCGTCGGTCGCGCCTGA
- a CDS encoding DUF983 domain-containing protein produces MTKFADRCAACGLDLTRFNVGDGPAAFLTLIVGGLLVGVAVTLQLTVEPPLWLLALILVPLAAIAVTGSLRVAKGALLAFEYRNSAREGRIADE; encoded by the coding sequence ATGACGAAATTCGCCGATCGCTGTGCCGCCTGCGGGCTCGATCTCACGCGGTTCAACGTCGGGGACGGCCCCGCCGCGTTCCTGACCCTGATCGTCGGCGGCCTGCTCGTCGGTGTGGCGGTGACGCTGCAACTGACGGTCGAACCGCCGCTCTGGCTGCTCGCGCTGATCCTGGTGCCGCTCGCGGCCATAGCGGTCACCGGGTCGCTGCGCGTCGCCAAAGGCGCGCTGCTCGCGTTCGAATATCGCAATTCGGCGCGCGAAGGCCGGATCGCGGACGAATGA
- a CDS encoding SURF1 family protein, with product MKRFPIVATVLVGLAIAAMIALGVWQFQRKGEKEAMLVRLSANRGLPPIAFPRIPVDDSLLFRRASAFCLEPVSFRVEGGRNARGGVGWRQIAQCRTGAEGPGLTVQIGVAQAPDAKPTWRGGEVTGYITHALDHRPLIASIFSSEPKTLMLMADPPAPGLDANPGPDLSAVPNNHLAYAVQWFLFALVAAVIYAIAVRRRLKA from the coding sequence ATGAAGCGCTTTCCCATCGTGGCGACCGTCCTGGTCGGCCTGGCCATCGCGGCGATGATCGCGCTCGGCGTCTGGCAGTTCCAGCGCAAGGGCGAGAAGGAGGCGATGCTGGTTCGCCTCTCCGCGAATCGCGGGCTGCCGCCGATCGCCTTTCCGCGCATTCCGGTTGACGACAGCCTGTTGTTCCGCCGGGCAAGTGCCTTCTGCCTCGAACCGGTCAGCTTCAGGGTCGAGGGCGGGCGCAATGCGCGCGGCGGGGTCGGCTGGCGCCAGATCGCACAGTGCCGCACCGGTGCTGAAGGGCCTGGGCTGACGGTACAGATCGGTGTCGCCCAGGCGCCCGATGCGAAGCCGACATGGCGCGGCGGCGAGGTGACCGGTTATATCACCCATGCACTCGACCATCGTCCGCTCATCGCCTCGATCTTCTCGTCCGAACCCAAGACGCTGATGCTTATGGCCGACCCGCCCGCGCCGGGGCTCGACGCCAATCCTGGGCCGGATCTGTCGGCGGTCCCCAACAACCACCTTGCTTATGCCGTTCAATGGTTCCTGTTCGCGCTCGTCGCGGCGGTGATCTACGCGATAGCCGTGCGTCGCCGCCTGAAAGCTTGA
- the thrC gene encoding threonine synthase: MRYISTRGAAPVLDFEQVTLAGLASDGGLYVPETWPSLGRDEIAALRGLSYVDTAVAVMAPFVEGTLSREELRDLCVQAYGRFSHAAVTPLVQLDHQQWLLELFHGPTLAFKDVALQLLGLLFERFLAGSDRQVTIVGATSGDTGSAAIDALAGRAGVDVFMLHPKGRVSDVQRRQMTTVLAPNIHNIAIDGSFDDAQALVKAMFNDPGFSGKFQLSAVNSINWARLMAQVVYYFYAAVRLGAPDRPVAFSVPTGNFGDVFAGYVAAKMGLPVAKLVVATNVNDILHRALSQGDYSQGTVVPTPSPSMDIQVSSNFERLLFDLGGRDGAATRAQMRDFESTRAMRLTNAQREGAASLFASDRVDLDDMALAMRWASDGSGEVIDPHTAIGLAAARRVDLPADVPVVTLATAHPAKFGDAVERATGIRPSLPARIGDLFDREERYASLPGTFEAVTGYIAERAVPNAVRPE, translated from the coding sequence ATGCGCTATATCAGTACCCGTGGGGCAGCCCCCGTCCTCGACTTCGAACAGGTCACGCTTGCCGGCCTCGCCAGTGACGGGGGCCTCTATGTCCCGGAGACCTGGCCAAGCCTGGGCAGGGACGAGATCGCGGCGCTGCGCGGCCTTTCCTATGTCGATACCGCCGTCGCGGTGATGGCGCCCTTTGTCGAGGGCACGCTCTCCCGCGAGGAACTGCGCGACCTTTGCGTGCAGGCTTATGGCCGTTTCTCCCACGCCGCGGTCACCCCGCTGGTCCAGCTCGACCATCAGCAATGGCTGCTCGAGCTGTTTCACGGCCCGACGCTGGCCTTCAAGGACGTCGCGCTCCAGTTGCTCGGCTTGTTGTTCGAACGTTTCCTTGCCGGTTCCGACCGGCAGGTGACGATCGTCGGCGCGACCTCGGGCGATACCGGCTCGGCCGCGATCGACGCGCTGGCCGGCCGCGCTGGCGTGGATGTGTTCATGCTCCATCCCAAGGGCCGCGTCTCCGACGTGCAGCGCCGCCAGATGACCACGGTGCTCGCGCCCAACATCCACAACATCGCGATCGACGGCAGCTTCGACGACGCCCAGGCGCTGGTGAAGGCGATGTTCAACGATCCCGGATTCTCCGGGAAATTCCAGCTCTCGGCGGTGAACTCGATCAACTGGGCGCGGCTGATGGCGCAGGTGGTCTATTATTTCTACGCTGCGGTCCGCCTCGGCGCGCCTGACCGGCCGGTCGCCTTCTCGGTGCCGACCGGCAATTTCGGCGACGTGTTCGCCGGCTATGTCGCGGCGAAGATGGGCCTGCCCGTCGCGAAGCTGGTGGTGGCGACCAACGTCAACGACATCCTCCATCGCGCATTGTCGCAGGGCGACTATTCGCAAGGCACCGTCGTGCCGACGCCGAGCCCGTCGATGGACATCCAGGTGTCGAGCAATTTCGAGCGCCTGCTGTTCGATCTCGGCGGCCGCGACGGTGCCGCGACGCGCGCGCAGATGCGCGACTTCGAATCGACCAGGGCGATGCGCTTGACCAACGCCCAGCGCGAAGGCGCGGCGAGCCTGTTCGCCAGCGACCGGGTCGATCTTGACGACATGGCGCTGGCGATGCGCTGGGCATCCGATGGTTCGGGTGAGGTCATCGACCCGCACACCGCGATCGGCCTCGCCGCGGCGCGTCGAGTCGATCTCCCCGCCGATGTACCCGTGGTGACTCTCGCGACCGCGCATCCGGCCAAGTTCGGCGATGCGGTCGAACGCGCGACCGGCATCCGCCCATCGCTGCCCGCGCGGATCGGCGACCTGTTCGATCGCGAGGAGCGGTACGCATCGCTGCCCGGCACGTTCGAGGCGGTTACCGGCTATATCGCCGAGCGCGCTGTCCCAAATGCCGTTCGCCCCGAATAG
- a CDS encoding class I SAM-dependent methyltransferase yields MDLKTLIGEPWADYGLIDSGNGRKLERYGRFRFIRPEGQALWAPARDDWRAQAEFIPGSDEDGGGRWEFSEPVPREGWPLKWDDVSFTAQNTPFRHLGFFPDMAPVWSWMREQVADREASECLNLFGYTGVGTLAMAAKGVKMVHVDASKKSVEAARANAVLSGMADKPIRWMTDDATKFIAREVRRGRRYDGILLDPPKFGRGPEGEVWKLEEGLPGLIADCRKLLDTESRFLFLTVYAVRMSALAIGELLNQALGDLGGKVEAGELAVREETRGLLLPTAIWARWSR; encoded by the coding sequence ATGGACCTCAAGACACTCATCGGCGAGCCCTGGGCCGATTACGGGCTGATCGATTCAGGCAACGGCCGCAAGCTCGAACGCTATGGCCGCTTCCGCTTCATCCGCCCCGAGGGACAGGCCTTGTGGGCGCCCGCCCGCGACGACTGGCGCGCCCAGGCCGAATTCATTCCCGGCTCCGACGAGGACGGCGGTGGCCGCTGGGAGTTCTCCGAGCCAGTCCCGCGCGAGGGCTGGCCGCTTAAATGGGACGATGTCAGCTTCACCGCGCAGAACACGCCCTTCCGCCATCTGGGCTTCTTCCCGGACATGGCGCCAGTCTGGAGTTGGATGCGTGAACAAGTCGCCGACAGGGAGGCGTCGGAGTGCCTCAACCTGTTCGGCTATACCGGCGTCGGCACGCTGGCGATGGCGGCCAAAGGCGTGAAGATGGTCCATGTCGACGCTTCGAAGAAATCGGTCGAGGCCGCCCGCGCCAATGCGGTGCTGTCAGGCATGGCGGACAAGCCGATCCGCTGGATGACCGATGACGCCACCAAGTTCATCGCGCGCGAGGTCCGGCGCGGCCGGCGCTATGACGGTATCCTGCTGGATCCACCCAAGTTCGGCCGCGGCCCGGAGGGCGAGGTGTGGAAGCTGGAGGAAGGTCTGCCGGGCCTGATCGCCGATTGCCGCAAGCTGCTCGACACTGAATCGCGCTTCCTGTTCCTCACTGTCTATGCGGTGCGCATGTCGGCGCTGGCGATCGGCGAACTGCTCAACCAGGCCCTGGGCGATCTCGGCGGCAAGGTCGAAGCTGGAGAACTGGCGGTCCGCGAGGAAACGCGCGGGCTGCTCCTGCCGACCGCGATCTGGGCGCGGTGGTCGCGTTAA
- a CDS encoding heme exporter protein CcmB — MRPFLTLVARDLGRAWAGGSVTYTLAFFLLVAILFPFAIGPDAALLARVGGGVIWAAALLAALMPVERLIGPDAESGVLDQFAVRGLSMASVAAAKIAAHWLAFGPPLMLAAVIAAGLLDLPGETVLRVELGLLIGTPGLAALAVATSALVSGLRGAGAVAGLVMLPLAVPLLIFGAGSIDGGMGAVKLLAAVSLMLVAGAPFVAGAAMRAGME, encoded by the coding sequence ATGAGGCCGTTCCTCACCCTCGTCGCGCGCGATCTCGGTCGTGCCTGGGCTGGCGGGAGCGTGACCTATACGCTCGCCTTTTTCCTGCTCGTCGCGATCCTGTTCCCCTTCGCCATCGGCCCGGATGCCGCCCTGCTGGCGCGGGTCGGCGGCGGGGTGATCTGGGCGGCGGCGCTGCTCGCGGCGTTGATGCCGGTCGAGCGGCTGATCGGGCCCGATGCCGAAAGCGGCGTGCTCGACCAGTTCGCCGTGCGCGGACTGAGCATGGCGAGCGTCGCGGCCGCGAAGATCGCGGCGCACTGGCTCGCCTTCGGGCCGCCGCTGATGCTGGCGGCGGTGATCGCGGCGGGGCTGCTGGATTTGCCGGGCGAGACGGTGCTTCGGGTTGAATTGGGGTTGCTGATCGGGACGCCCGGGCTGGCGGCTTTGGCGGTCGCGACGTCAGCCCTGGTGTCGGGGCTGCGCGGCGCTGGGGCCGTCGCTGGACTGGTGATGCTGCCGCTCGCGGTGCCGCTGCTGATCTTCGGTGCTGGCTCGATCGACGGCGGGATGGGGGCGGTCAAGCTGCTGGCGGCGGTTAGCCTGATGCTGGTGGCTGGAGCGCCGTTCGTAGCGGGTGCCGCGATGCGTGCGGGAATGGAGTGA
- the ccmA gene encoding heme ABC exporter ATP-binding protein CcmA, which yields MTDALAFRDVTCARGGRVLFEGLSFAVPAGGAALVTGPNGVGKSSLIRVAAGLLRPAKGAVEGPAARALMAEAAAFDAERRLGSALRFWAALDDHDTDPDSRVAAALEATNLAALAEVPLRLLSTGQRRRAALARVVASRAPLWLLDEPANGLDDASVGVLEILIAAHRAGGGIALVGTHLPIDVPGAQPIMLGAA from the coding sequence GTGACGGACGCGCTGGCGTTCCGCGACGTGACCTGCGCGCGGGGCGGGCGGGTATTGTTCGAAGGATTGTCCTTCGCCGTCCCGGCCGGCGGCGCTGCCCTGGTCACCGGGCCGAACGGGGTCGGCAAATCAAGCCTGATACGAGTGGCGGCCGGACTGCTCCGGCCGGCGAAGGGCGCGGTCGAGGGACCGGCGGCGCGAGCGCTGATGGCCGAGGCCGCCGCGTTCGATGCTGAACGGCGGCTGGGCAGCGCATTGCGGTTCTGGGCCGCGCTCGATGATCACGACACCGATCCCGACTCTCGCGTCGCCGCCGCGCTCGAAGCGACGAACCTTGCGGCGCTGGCCGAGGTGCCGTTGCGGCTTCTCTCGACGGGCCAGCGTCGCCGCGCGGCGCTGGCGCGGGTGGTAGCGAGCCGGGCGCCGCTATGGCTGCTCGACGAACCCGCCAACGGGCTTGACGATGCGAGCGTGGGCGTTCTGGAAATCCTGATCGCCGCGCACCGTGCTGGCGGCGGGATCGCGCTGGTCGGGACTCATCTGCCGATCGACGTGCCGGGCGCACAACCGATCATGCTGGGGGCCGCATGA
- a CDS encoding metallopeptidase family protein produces MAIPVQPRTAPDADAIRAIALKTLNALPAEFRAHLGDVVLIVEELADEETLAALGIEHPLDLSGLYHGRPVGEKSSMESGALPDRIHLYRRAILEEWIETGIALDELVAHVMIHEVGHHFGLSDADMHALEDMVGDA; encoded by the coding sequence ATGGCGATCCCCGTTCAACCGCGCACCGCGCCCGATGCCGATGCGATCCGCGCGATCGCGCTGAAGACGCTCAACGCGCTGCCGGCCGAATTCCGCGCGCATCTCGGCGATGTCGTGCTGATCGTCGAGGAGTTAGCCGACGAGGAGACGCTCGCGGCCCTCGGCATCGAGCACCCGCTCGACCTGAGCGGGCTCTATCACGGGCGGCCGGTCGGCGAGAAATCCTCGATGGAATCGGGCGCCCTGCCCGACCGAATCCATCTCTATCGCCGCGCGATCCTGGAGGAATGGATCGAGACCGGGATCGCGCTGGACGAGCTGGTCGCGCATGTGATGATCCATGAAGTCGGTCATCATTTCGGCCTGTCTGACGCCGATATGCATGCGCTGGAGGACATGGTGGGAGACGCGTGA
- a CDS encoding 4a-hydroxytetrahydrobiopterin dehydratase: MAIEQLTEGERTEALDALDEWDFDEARDAITRTFTFADFSEAFAFMTRVALLAEKADHHPEWSNVWNRVEILLTTHDAGGLSQRDVDMAEAIDLLVD, encoded by the coding sequence ATGGCGATCGAACAGTTGACCGAGGGAGAACGGACCGAAGCGCTGGACGCGCTCGATGAATGGGATTTCGACGAGGCGCGCGACGCGATCACCCGAACCTTCACCTTCGCCGATTTCAGCGAGGCCTTCGCCTTCATGACCCGCGTCGCGCTGCTCGCGGAGAAGGCCGATCATCATCCCGAATGGTCGAACGTGTGGAACCGGGTGGAGATATTGCTGACCACCCATGATGCGGGCGGCCTCTCGCAACGCGATGTCGACATGGCCGAGGCGATCGACCTGCTGGTGGACTGA
- a CDS encoding SDR family oxidoreductase codes for MAEAAGKSIFITGGGSGIGQATAKLFASRGWRIGLADVNAKGLAETAAMLPTGMVETYVMDVRDREAWTANLDAFTAPAGGALDVLFNNAGIGTGGPLAEMSFEDIDRTVSINLMGVLNGARIGYVYLARAPGSCLLNTASASAIYGAAGLVPYSMSKFGVRAMTEGLDGEWHGAGIKVRDIVPSFIETPLLNSPRGGSNQSIRETVTAAGLELTPVEAVAQAAWDAVHGDKVHSYVGKTAHRMAFAARWMPGQLRKMMRRGVTAAK; via the coding sequence ATGGCAGAGGCGGCAGGGAAATCGATCTTCATCACCGGTGGAGGATCGGGTATCGGCCAGGCGACGGCGAAGCTGTTCGCAAGCCGCGGCTGGCGCATCGGGCTGGCCGACGTCAACGCGAAGGGCCTTGCCGAGACCGCGGCGATGCTGCCGACGGGCATGGTCGAAACCTATGTGATGGACGTGCGCGACCGCGAGGCCTGGACGGCGAACCTCGACGCCTTCACCGCGCCCGCCGGCGGAGCGCTCGACGTGCTGTTCAACAATGCCGGGATCGGCACCGGCGGGCCTCTCGCCGAGATGAGCTTCGAGGATATCGACCGGACGGTGTCGATCAACCTGATGGGCGTGCTGAACGGTGCGCGGATCGGCTATGTCTATCTCGCGCGGGCGCCGGGTTCGTGCCTGCTCAACACCGCTTCGGCATCGGCGATCTACGGGGCCGCGGGGCTGGTACCCTATTCGATGAGCAAGTTCGGCGTTCGGGCAATGACCGAAGGACTCGACGGGGAATGGCATGGTGCCGGGATCAAGGTGCGCGACATCGTGCCGAGCTTCATCGAGACGCCCCTGCTGAACAGCCCGAGAGGCGGATCGAACCAGTCGATTCGCGAAACGGTGACGGCCGCTGGCCTCGAACTGACGCCGGTGGAAGCCGTCGCCCAGGCCGCCTGGGATGCGGTGCATGGCGACAAGGTGCACAGCTATGTCGGCAAGACCGCGCACCGCATGGCCTTCGCCGCCCGGTGGATGCCGGGCCAGCTTCGCAAGATGATGCGACGAGGGGTTACGGCGGCGAAGTGA
- a CDS encoding ATP-binding cassette domain-containing protein — MPAQSPGPSIAFDGVAKRYPGGAVAVDGVSLEIAGGSFVALVGASGSGKSTLLKMVNRLIEPTAGRIAIGGEEVTNAGPHALRRRIGYVFQNIGLFPHMSVAENIGIGLRLAGERDRAGRIADLLDLVDLPRDFGNRMPDALSGGQRQRVGVARALATAPGLMLMDEPFGALDPVTRDQLGVAIRALHDRLGLTTIMVTHDMAEALLLADRVLVMAAGRIVADATPRALLAGEGGTEADALVAVPREQARRLHALEQGA, encoded by the coding sequence ATGCCAGCACAATCGCCCGGCCCCTCGATCGCCTTCGATGGCGTCGCCAAGCGCTATCCGGGCGGCGCGGTCGCGGTCGACGGCGTATCGCTCGAGATTGCGGGGGGCAGCTTCGTCGCGCTGGTCGGGGCATCCGGGTCGGGCAAGTCGACCCTGCTCAAGATGGTCAACCGGCTGATCGAACCGACCGCCGGGCGAATCGCGATCGGCGGGGAGGAAGTGACGAACGCCGGGCCGCACGCGCTGCGCCGCCGGATCGGCTATGTCTTCCAGAATATCGGCCTGTTTCCGCATATGAGCGTTGCAGAGAATATCGGCATTGGCCTGCGTCTCGCCGGGGAGCGCGACCGGGCCGGGCGAATCGCTGACCTGCTCGACCTGGTCGATCTGCCGCGCGATTTCGGAAACCGCATGCCCGACGCGCTGTCGGGCGGCCAGCGCCAGCGTGTCGGCGTCGCCCGGGCGCTCGCCACCGCGCCGGGACTGATGCTGATGGACGAGCCTTTCGGTGCGCTCGATCCGGTGACGCGGGATCAACTCGGCGTCGCGATCCGCGCGCTGCACGACCGGCTCGGCCTCACCACGATCATGGTGACTCACGACATGGCGGAGGCGCTGCTGCTCGCCGACCGGGTGCTGGTGATGGCGGCGGGGCGGATCGTTGCCGATGCGACGCCAAGGGCGTTGCTGGCGGGCGAGGGCGGGACGGAGGCCGACGCGCTCGTCGCCGTGCCACGCGAGCAGGCCCGGCGGCTGCACGCCCTGGAGCAGGGGGCATGA
- a CDS encoding glycine betaine ABC transporter substrate-binding protein, with translation MSPFLEALTRVPDLLAAHLLLAASALALGLVISLPLAIWSARRPTVAKIALGFASLIQTIPSLALLALFYPLLLSLSTLVGGGIPALGFLPSLLALTLYALLPILRNGVTGLAGIDPAVIEAADGVGMTAWQKLRLVEAPLVAPVLMAGIRTAAVWTIGAATLSTTVGQPSLGDMIFAGLQTQNWALVLAGCLTAAALALAVDALLGAIEHGIAARRPLRVWIAAAVLAVSVLAALAPLWPRGGQTVVVGAKGFSEQYILARVIGHRLEKAGYRVEYREGLGSVVAFSAVAGGDIDVYVDYSGTVWTNGMKRTDVPPRAAIVKGVADWAERHHGVRLLGTLGFENSYAFAMRGDDAARRGIRSITDLAPIAPQLRLATDIEFLERPEWAAVKRAYGLRFREAHPYQPTFMFRALTDGTADVIPAFSSDGRIAADRLTVLTDPKGAIPGYDAILLVSPKRARDRAFVDAVTPLISHIPVEAMREANYMVDRDRDKASPDAAARWLEKKVGL, from the coding sequence ATGAGCCCGTTCCTCGAAGCGCTCACCCGCGTGCCGGATCTTCTGGCCGCCCATCTGCTGCTCGCCGCCTCGGCGCTGGCGCTGGGGCTCGTTATCAGCCTGCCATTGGCGATCTGGTCGGCGCGACGGCCCACCGTGGCGAAGATCGCGCTCGGTTTCGCCAGCCTGATCCAGACCATCCCGTCGCTTGCGCTGCTGGCGCTCTTTTATCCGCTGCTGCTGTCGCTCTCGACCCTTGTCGGCGGCGGCATCCCGGCGCTTGGTTTCCTGCCCTCCCTGCTCGCGCTGACGCTCTATGCGCTGCTGCCGATCCTCAGGAACGGTGTCACCGGTCTTGCCGGTATCGATCCGGCGGTGATCGAGGCGGCTGACGGCGTGGGCATGACGGCGTGGCAGAAGCTCCGCCTGGTCGAGGCGCCGCTGGTCGCGCCGGTGCTGATGGCCGGCATCCGTACCGCGGCGGTCTGGACGATCGGCGCGGCGACGCTTTCCACCACCGTCGGCCAGCCGAGCCTTGGCGACATGATCTTCGCCGGGCTGCAGACCCAGAACTGGGCGCTGGTCCTGGCGGGCTGCCTGACGGCGGCGGCGCTTGCGCTTGCGGTCGATGCGCTGCTCGGGGCGATCGAACATGGCATTGCCGCGCGGCGGCCGTTGCGGGTGTGGATCGCGGCTGCCGTGCTGGCGGTGAGCGTCCTGGCCGCGCTCGCGCCCCTATGGCCGCGCGGCGGGCAGACGGTCGTGGTCGGCGCCAAGGGCTTCTCGGAACAATATATCCTGGCCCGGGTGATCGGCCACCGGCTGGAAAAGGCGGGCTACCGCGTGGAGTATCGCGAGGGGCTTGGCTCGGTCGTCGCCTTCTCGGCCGTCGCGGGCGGCGATATCGATGTCTATGTCGATTATTCAGGGACGGTCTGGACCAACGGCATGAAGCGCACCGATGTGCCGCCGCGCGCCGCGATCGTGAAGGGCGTGGCCGACTGGGCGGAACGTCACCATGGCGTCCGGCTGCTTGGCACCCTGGGTTTCGAGAACAGCTATGCCTTCGCGATGCGCGGCGACGATGCCGCCCGGCGCGGCATCCGCAGTATCACCGATCTCGCGCCTATCGCGCCGCAGCTTCGCCTTGCCACCGACATCGAATTCCTCGAACGTCCAGAATGGGCGGCGGTGAAGCGCGCTTACGGCCTGCGCTTCAGGGAGGCGCATCCCTATCAGCCGACCTTCATGTTCCGCGCGCTCACCGACGGCACGGCGGACGTCATCCCTGCCTTCTCGTCTGACGGCCGGATCGCGGCTGACAGGCTGACCGTGCTGACCGATCCGAAGGGAGCGATCCCGGGCTATGATGCAATCCTGCTCGTCTCGCCGAAACGCGCTCGGGACCGCGCCTTTGTCGATGCGGTCACCCCGTTGATCAGCCATATCCCCGTCGAGGCGATGCGCGAGGCAAATTACATGGTCGACCGGGACCGCGACAAGGCATCGCCCGACGCCGCGGCGCGCTGGCTGGAGAAGAAGGTCGGCCTGTAG
- the ubiG gene encoding bifunctional 2-polyprenyl-6-hydroxyphenol methylase/3-demethylubiquinol 3-O-methyltransferase UbiG has translation MASDPVTTIDPEEAAHFGAMAAEWWDPKGSSAMLHRLNPVRLGYLRERIDAHWGLDGASFTPLAGKTALDVGCGAGLLCEPLARLGATVTGIDAAAENIAAAHAHARQSGLTIDYRTGGIEGLGAARFDLVTSLEVIEHVTDPAAFVAGLAGALADGGLMVLSTPNRTALSRLAMITIGEGTGQIPRGTHDWDKFLTPEELIALIEAAGLTVVDTRGLSFSVAKGFVISDDMTLDYFVTATHG, from the coding sequence ATGGCAAGCGACCCCGTAACGACGATCGATCCCGAAGAGGCAGCGCATTTCGGCGCGATGGCCGCCGAGTGGTGGGACCCGAAGGGATCGTCGGCGATGCTCCACCGCCTGAACCCAGTGCGACTCGGCTATCTGCGCGAGCGGATCGACGCGCATTGGGGACTGGATGGAGCCAGCTTCACGCCGCTGGCGGGGAAGACGGCGCTCGATGTCGGCTGCGGTGCGGGGCTGTTGTGCGAGCCGCTCGCCCGGCTGGGCGCGACGGTGACCGGAATCGACGCGGCGGCGGAGAATATCGCGGCGGCCCATGCCCATGCCCGACAATCCGGGCTGACGATCGACTATCGTACCGGCGGGATCGAAGGACTGGGCGCGGCACGCTTCGACCTGGTGACCAGCCTGGAGGTGATCGAGCATGTCACCGATCCGGCGGCGTTCGTCGCGGGCCTGGCCGGCGCGCTGGCCGATGGCGGGCTGATGGTCCTGTCCACGCCGAACCGCACGGCGCTGTCCCGGCTGGCCATGATCACCATCGGCGAGGGTACCGGACAGATTCCCAGGGGCACGCATGACTGGGACAAGTTCCTCACGCCCGAGGAACTGATCGCGCTGATCGAGGCAGCCGGGTTGACGGTGGTCGATACGCGCGGGCTCAGCTTTTCAGTGGCGAAGGGCTTCGTGATTTCCGACGATATGACGCTGGATTATTTCGTGACGGCGACCCACGGATAA